Proteins from one Bactrocera neohumeralis isolate Rockhampton chromosome 3, APGP_CSIRO_Bneo_wtdbg2-racon-allhic-juicebox.fasta_v2, whole genome shotgun sequence genomic window:
- the LOC126753113 gene encoding uncharacterized protein LOC126753113 isoform X1: MSNQINGRPSATSVAVMALICAAAIGGVTADGVDIGTAAQLDPALKNVKYIENKVIPDVKSLANERPRAEGVDAEKWQQVQRFMEDGMPVLELYGYKPKRDTQFTMIIPKIDVRTIEKPRLKEFMLEHLVPGKVYDNFADEDVYGNGNGHKIHLYKVEKSQNSLWLLNGYLVLYKIRLNDNLMAVAIDGYLGDRKSPYSKRNIQESNSRYNEPQRLEMRNTTTTHAKIEPILKESKSSPLMSFLNSMKSGTKVFQHFLSKSNLTQIMDDGSYTILIPSDNAFQRWHPIDWGFYPFSVHEFTESVLRNHFLPTQHPLRMAEVKSTDQMVVRTMGGENVVFRGHPSPTVNNVSIMSDYALVNGNQVFLISEVLFVSEAVVSKLHQMHKDKETPPLLAFPWFGAQFLSHSFLALERDPRFTQITRYLNNAEIAPHVSGANYTFFVPEDKAFERLGFDRLSDDVMASPRGIKMLLNHFVRGRLYDRDLRDNEVFETIGGGHIKITRNPGSNATSVNNAKITESEVFVYNLGTMFYIDDILYAHLLREYVSKPTKTRSDPNGSGGGGGRKSTMLKAKGFYEIILLSIFFFPAERNGDYIIGDQDDEFDDEIITPKALPVQIFELPQ; the protein is encoded by the exons atgAGCAATCAAATTAACGGGCGCCCGTCGGCGACGAGCGTCGCTGTTATGGCGCTGATCTGTGCAGCAGCGATTGGCGGCGTGACTGCCGATGGTGTCGACATCGGCACTGCCGCACAATTGGATCCAGCATTGAAGAATGTCAAATATATCGAGAACAAAGTTATACCAGATGTCAAGTCATTAGCCAATGAGCGTCCAAGGGCCGAGGGCGTCGACGCGGAAAAATGGCAGCAGGTACAGCGTTTCATGGAGGACGGCATGCCCGTATTGGAGCTCTATGGTTACAAACCGAAAAGAG ACACTCAGTTCACCATGATTATACCCAAAATCGATGTACGTACCATCGAAAAGCCACGACTTAAAGAATTCATGCTGGAGCATTTAGTGCCTGGAAAAGTCTATGATAACTTTGCCGATGAAGATGTCTACGGCAATGGCAACGGTCATAAAATCCACTTATATAAAGTGGAAAAGTCACAAAATAGTTTGTGGTTACTAAATGGTTATCTCGTTTTGTACAAAATTCGCTTGAATGACAACTTAATGGCTGTTGCAATCGATGGCTACCTTGGTGACCGGAAATCACCCTATTCCAAACGCAACATACAAGAATCGAATAG TCGTTACAATGAACCGCAACGTTTGGAGATGCGCAACACCACCACAACGCACGCCAAAATCGAGCCCATACTAAAGGAGTCCAAGTCCAGCCCACTGATGTCCTTCCTCAACAGCATGAAAAGTGGCACCAAAGTTTTTCAGCATTTCCTGTCCAAAAGCAATCTCACACAGATAATGGACGACGGTTCCTACACGATACTCATACCGTCCGACAATGCTTTTCAACGTTGGCATCCCATCGACTGGGGCTTCTACCCGTTCAGTGTGCATGAGTTCACCGAGAGTGTGTTGCGTAACCACTTCCTGCCCACACAACATCCGTTGCGCATGGCCGAAGTGAAGAGCACCGACCAGATGGTGGTGCGAACTATGGGCGGCGAGAATGTGGTCTTCCGCGGACATC CTAGTCCAACTGTGAACAATGTATCTATTATGTCGGACTATGCACTGGTAAATGGCAATCAAGTGTTCCTAATCTCCGAGGTTTTGTTTGTGTCAGAAGCTGTGGTCTCCAAATTACATCAG ATGCACAAGGACAAAGAGACACCACCACTCCTGGCCTTCCCATGGTTTGGCGCACAGTTTTTATCGCACTCATTTTTGGCATTGGAGCGCGACCCTAGATTTACTCAAATCACAAG ATACTTGAACAACGCCGAAATAGCGCCACATGTTTCTGGCGCCAATTACACCTTCTTCGTGCCCGAGGACAAAGCTTTTGAACGACTTGGTTTTGACAGACTATCTGACGATGTAATG GCCTCTCCGCGTGGCATCAAGATGTTACTCAACCACTTTGTACGCGGACGTCTGTACGATCGTGATCTACGTGATAACGAGGTGTTCGAAACTATTGGTGGTGGCCACATCAAGATCACCCGCAATCCAGGAAGCAATGCAACTAGCGTCAATAACGCCAAGATTACCGAAAGCGAAGTATTCGTCTATAATTTAGGCACAATGTTCTATATCGACGACATACTTTACGCACATTTGCTACGTGAATACGTCTCGAAGCCGACGAAAACGAGATCTGACCCCAACGGCAGTGGTGGCGGTGGTGGACGTAAGTCTACAATGTTAAAAGCAAAGGGTTTTTATGAGATTATACttctttctattttcttttttccgGCAGAACGAAATGGCGACTACATTATTggtgatcaggatgatgagttCGATGACGAGATTATAACGCCGAAGGCACTACCCGTccagatttttgaacttccacAATAG
- the LOC126753113 gene encoding uncharacterized protein LOC126753113 isoform X2 encodes MSNQINGRPSATSVAVMALICAAAIGGVTADGVDIGTAAQLDPALKNVKYIENKVIPDVKSLANERPRAEGVDAEKWQQVQRFMEDGMPVLELYGYKPKRDTQFTMIIPKIDVRTIEKPRLKEFMLEHLVPGKVYDNFADEDVYGNGNGHKIHLYKVEKSQNSLWLLNGYLVLYKIRLNDNLMAVAIDGYLGDRKSPYSKRNIQESNSRYNEPQRLEMRNTTTTHAKIEPILKESKSSPLMSFLNSMKSGTKVFQHFLSKSNLTQIMDDGSYTILIPSDNAFQRWHPIDWGFYPFSVHEFTESVLRNHFLPTQHPLRMAEVKSTDQMVVRTMGGENVVFRGHPSPTVNNVSIMSDYALVNGNQVFLISEVLFVSEAVVSKLHQMHKDKETPPLLAFPWFGAQFLSHSFLALERDPRFTQITRYLNNAEIAPHVSGANYTFFVPEDKAFERLGFDRLSDDVMASPRGIKMLLNHFVRGRLYDRDLRDNEVFETIGGGHIKITRNPGSNATSVNNAKITESEVFVYNLGTMFYIDDILYAHLLREYVSKPTKTRSDPNGSGGGGGQRNGDYIIGDQDDEFDDEIITPKALPVQIFELPQ; translated from the exons atgAGCAATCAAATTAACGGGCGCCCGTCGGCGACGAGCGTCGCTGTTATGGCGCTGATCTGTGCAGCAGCGATTGGCGGCGTGACTGCCGATGGTGTCGACATCGGCACTGCCGCACAATTGGATCCAGCATTGAAGAATGTCAAATATATCGAGAACAAAGTTATACCAGATGTCAAGTCATTAGCCAATGAGCGTCCAAGGGCCGAGGGCGTCGACGCGGAAAAATGGCAGCAGGTACAGCGTTTCATGGAGGACGGCATGCCCGTATTGGAGCTCTATGGTTACAAACCGAAAAGAG ACACTCAGTTCACCATGATTATACCCAAAATCGATGTACGTACCATCGAAAAGCCACGACTTAAAGAATTCATGCTGGAGCATTTAGTGCCTGGAAAAGTCTATGATAACTTTGCCGATGAAGATGTCTACGGCAATGGCAACGGTCATAAAATCCACTTATATAAAGTGGAAAAGTCACAAAATAGTTTGTGGTTACTAAATGGTTATCTCGTTTTGTACAAAATTCGCTTGAATGACAACTTAATGGCTGTTGCAATCGATGGCTACCTTGGTGACCGGAAATCACCCTATTCCAAACGCAACATACAAGAATCGAATAG TCGTTACAATGAACCGCAACGTTTGGAGATGCGCAACACCACCACAACGCACGCCAAAATCGAGCCCATACTAAAGGAGTCCAAGTCCAGCCCACTGATGTCCTTCCTCAACAGCATGAAAAGTGGCACCAAAGTTTTTCAGCATTTCCTGTCCAAAAGCAATCTCACACAGATAATGGACGACGGTTCCTACACGATACTCATACCGTCCGACAATGCTTTTCAACGTTGGCATCCCATCGACTGGGGCTTCTACCCGTTCAGTGTGCATGAGTTCACCGAGAGTGTGTTGCGTAACCACTTCCTGCCCACACAACATCCGTTGCGCATGGCCGAAGTGAAGAGCACCGACCAGATGGTGGTGCGAACTATGGGCGGCGAGAATGTGGTCTTCCGCGGACATC CTAGTCCAACTGTGAACAATGTATCTATTATGTCGGACTATGCACTGGTAAATGGCAATCAAGTGTTCCTAATCTCCGAGGTTTTGTTTGTGTCAGAAGCTGTGGTCTCCAAATTACATCAG ATGCACAAGGACAAAGAGACACCACCACTCCTGGCCTTCCCATGGTTTGGCGCACAGTTTTTATCGCACTCATTTTTGGCATTGGAGCGCGACCCTAGATTTACTCAAATCACAAG ATACTTGAACAACGCCGAAATAGCGCCACATGTTTCTGGCGCCAATTACACCTTCTTCGTGCCCGAGGACAAAGCTTTTGAACGACTTGGTTTTGACAGACTATCTGACGATGTAATG GCCTCTCCGCGTGGCATCAAGATGTTACTCAACCACTTTGTACGCGGACGTCTGTACGATCGTGATCTACGTGATAACGAGGTGTTCGAAACTATTGGTGGTGGCCACATCAAGATCACCCGCAATCCAGGAAGCAATGCAACTAGCGTCAATAACGCCAAGATTACCGAAAGCGAAGTATTCGTCTATAATTTAGGCACAATGTTCTATATCGACGACATACTTTACGCACATTTGCTACGTGAATACGTCTCGAAGCCGACGAAAACGAGATCTGACCCCAACGGCAGTGGTGGCGGTGGTGGAC AACGAAATGGCGACTACATTATTggtgatcaggatgatgagttCGATGACGAGATTATAACGCCGAAGGCACTACCCGTccagatttttgaacttccacAATAG